From the Thermoflexus sp. genome, one window contains:
- a CDS encoding alpha/beta hydrolase, whose protein sequence is MMGMPDKARRLNWPILIGMLLTLNLALLLTPQAMVDLSPPPMPTSTVTPIPPTRTPPGTPTPTATPVPSPTPTCAPGRWEAGSVQMPATGVEILYQVYLPPCGDPARRYPALYLLHGYPYDQTHWDQLGIHKAMEAGIRAGRWPPFLIVLPGFPDDLYLYTSGGPGSVEAAMMEVLIPHIEARYPVETARWARAIGGISRGGVWALEIALRHPEAFASVGGHSPALSVNQAPPAYDPFQLTQEADLQGLRIYLDAGDTDWALAGTQQLAEILKARGIPIRLEIHPGGHEDTAWAQALEAYLDFYTEPWRGLGR, encoded by the coding sequence ATGATGGGCATGCCTGACAAGGCGCGAAGGCTCAACTGGCCTATCCTCATCGGGATGCTGCTGACGCTGAACCTGGCCTTGCTCTTGACGCCGCAGGCCATGGTCGATCTCTCCCCACCGCCCATGCCCACATCGACCGTGACCCCCATCCCCCCCACCCGGACGCCCCCGGGGACCCCGACGCCCACGGCCACGCCGGTGCCCTCGCCCACCCCCACGTGCGCGCCGGGGCGCTGGGAGGCCGGTTCGGTCCAGATGCCTGCCACCGGCGTGGAGATCCTCTATCAGGTGTATCTTCCTCCATGTGGGGATCCGGCCCGGCGCTATCCGGCGCTCTATCTGCTCCACGGTTATCCATATGATCAGACCCACTGGGATCAGCTGGGAATCCATAAGGCCATGGAAGCCGGGATCCGCGCCGGGCGCTGGCCGCCTTTCCTGATCGTGCTGCCGGGCTTCCCCGATGATCTGTATCTCTACACCAGCGGCGGGCCAGGATCGGTGGAGGCCGCGATGATGGAGGTCCTGATCCCCCATATCGAAGCCCGCTATCCCGTGGAGACGGCCCGCTGGGCCCGGGCAATCGGCGGGATCTCGCGGGGCGGTGTATGGGCCTTGGAGATCGCCCTGCGCCATCCAGAGGCTTTCGCCAGCGTCGGGGGTCATAGCCCGGCGCTGAGCGTGAATCAGGCTCCGCCCGCTTATGATCCCTTTCAGCTGACTCAGGAAGCAGATCTGCAGGGGCTGCGGATTTATCTGGACGCCGGCGATACTGACTGGGCGCTGGCAGGAACCCAGCAGCTGGCGGAGATCCTCAAAGCCCGGGGGATCCCGATACGCCTGGAGATCCACCCCGGAGGGCATGAGGATACCGCGTGGGCTCAGGCATTGGAAGCCTATCTGGATTTCTATACGGAGCCCTGGCGAGGGTTGGGGCGATAG
- a CDS encoding NUDIX hydrolase codes for MGFLRSIDTLGNRFPRMDYIRWLRQHIGSEPIWLVYATALIVDEAGRVLLQQRADLQAWGLPGGVMEPGESLLQALHREVAEETGLIIQAGKLIGLYTSPEFMVRYPNGDLVHSVTACFLTRPIGGTLRPDGQESMALRWFPLKALPPLPPWYAAMIADYRRGDPAAAFRTGAPGQPARSPGATIRHLRERIGPATLVVPATSAVIFNERGEILLQRREDNGEWGLPGGIMEIGERIDQTLIREVAEETGLQVEPTRLVGLYTDPAWTFTYPNGDRSQPVVACFEARITGGRLQADGVESLEVGFFLPSRLPEPLDVRWRIRIEDAMAHYPHAVVR; via the coding sequence ATGGGGTTTCTCCGATCGATCGACACCCTCGGAAATCGATTCCCGCGCATGGACTACATTCGCTGGCTGCGACAGCACATCGGATCGGAACCGATCTGGCTGGTCTACGCGACCGCTCTGATCGTGGACGAGGCCGGGCGCGTCCTCCTGCAGCAACGCGCGGACCTCCAGGCATGGGGCCTGCCCGGCGGGGTGATGGAGCCCGGCGAATCCCTCCTCCAGGCCCTCCACCGCGAGGTCGCGGAGGAAACCGGCCTGATCATCCAGGCCGGGAAACTGATCGGCCTGTATACATCCCCCGAGTTTATGGTCCGTTATCCCAACGGGGATCTCGTTCACTCGGTGACCGCCTGTTTCCTGACGCGCCCGATCGGGGGCACCCTGCGCCCCGATGGCCAGGAGTCCATGGCGTTGCGGTGGTTCCCCCTGAAAGCGCTCCCGCCGCTGCCACCGTGGTATGCGGCGATGATCGCGGATTACCGGCGGGGCGATCCCGCAGCGGCCTTCCGGACCGGCGCGCCCGGGCAGCCAGCCCGGAGCCCCGGAGCCACCATCCGGCATTTGCGGGAACGGATCGGCCCGGCCACCCTGGTGGTCCCGGCTACCAGCGCCGTGATCTTCAACGAGCGCGGGGAGATCCTCCTGCAGCGCCGCGAGGATAACGGGGAGTGGGGATTGCCCGGCGGGATCATGGAGATCGGCGAGCGCATCGATCAGACGCTCATCCGCGAGGTGGCGGAAGAGACGGGGCTGCAGGTCGAGCCGACCCGCCTGGTGGGCCTGTATACGGATCCGGCGTGGACCTTCACATATCCGAACGGCGATCGCTCCCAGCCGGTGGTCGCCTGCTTCGAAGCGCGCATCACGGGCGGCCGTCTCCAGGCGGACGGCGTCGAATCCCTGGAGGTGGGGTTCTTCCTGCCAAGCCGGCTCCCCGAGCCGCTGGATGTCCGCTGGCGGATTCGGATCGAGGACGCGATGGCCCATTATCCGCATGCGGTGGTCCGGTAG
- the murJ gene encoding murein biosynthesis integral membrane protein MurJ: MSEELHGFLRRIMQPAAVVAGLSLLGKLTGFLAQAVIAARFGTGPDKSAFDVAMVMPDFLFLFTGGTLAVVLVPVLTVWSARNPQEGARLATTVALLTVGALTLAGLLIAWSAPFWVRVVFGPGLPPSVQDRAICLLRVLWAGTVLFGLSGVLTAVLHSARRFVWPALGSVLADGGPILGALFLARPLGITGLAWGVVLGAFFHTMTLLPGLRGWPWTWAMDLRHAGLRTVGVLLIPRALIVALAYFQIAWGYRLIGGLEPGGVAALAYSWRLMQVPQTLISTSLAVVLLPTLSAHAARGDREALRRDLGWTLGIAGALSALAGGALWFGGETLVRGLLARGAFGEASVEAVGAALRMFAPGLVTYTLAELTARAFYARHDFLRPLAAAVAGTAAYLAMAPALVPALGASGPALANSIAIGLEAFLLLLWMRWLDRTPNVSFLMEPGESPPTGEGRSR; this comes from the coding sequence GTGTCGGAAGAGCTCCACGGATTTCTCCGCCGGATCATGCAGCCAGCGGCCGTGGTGGCGGGCCTGAGCCTGCTGGGGAAGCTCACCGGCTTCCTGGCGCAGGCGGTGATCGCCGCCCGCTTCGGCACCGGGCCGGATAAAAGCGCCTTCGATGTGGCGATGGTCATGCCGGACTTCCTGTTCCTGTTCACCGGCGGGACCCTGGCCGTGGTCCTCGTGCCGGTGCTGACCGTGTGGTCGGCGCGCAACCCGCAGGAGGGTGCCCGCCTCGCCACCACAGTGGCGCTTCTGACGGTGGGCGCGCTGACCCTGGCCGGGCTGCTGATCGCCTGGAGCGCTCCTTTCTGGGTGCGGGTGGTCTTTGGGCCGGGGCTTCCTCCATCCGTGCAGGATCGGGCGATCTGCTTGCTTCGAGTGCTCTGGGCAGGGACGGTTCTGTTCGGGCTCAGCGGGGTGCTCACGGCGGTGCTGCACTCGGCCCGGCGCTTTGTCTGGCCAGCCTTGGGCTCGGTGCTGGCAGATGGCGGCCCGATCCTTGGAGCGCTTTTCCTGGCCCGTCCCCTGGGCATCACGGGGCTCGCATGGGGGGTGGTCCTGGGCGCCTTCTTCCACACCATGACGCTGCTCCCCGGGTTGCGGGGCTGGCCGTGGACCTGGGCGATGGATCTCCGGCATGCGGGGTTGCGAACCGTGGGCGTGTTGCTGATCCCGCGGGCTCTGATCGTGGCGCTGGCCTATTTCCAGATCGCCTGGGGCTATCGCCTGATCGGCGGCCTGGAGCCCGGAGGGGTCGCGGCCCTCGCCTATAGCTGGCGCCTGATGCAGGTCCCCCAGACCCTGATCAGCACCAGCCTGGCCGTTGTGCTCCTTCCCACCCTCTCGGCCCATGCCGCCCGAGGGGACCGGGAGGCCCTGCGACGGGATCTGGGCTGGACCCTGGGGATCGCGGGGGCGCTCTCCGCGCTGGCCGGCGGCGCGTTATGGTTCGGAGGAGAGACGCTGGTGCGAGGGTTGCTGGCCCGAGGGGCCTTTGGGGAGGCGTCCGTGGAGGCCGTAGGGGCGGCCCTCCGGATGTTCGCGCCCGGACTGGTGACCTACACCCTTGCGGAGCTCACCGCGCGCGCCTTCTACGCCCGCCACGATTTCCTCCGGCCGCTGGCGGCGGCCGTCGCAGGCACCGCGGCGTATCTGGCCATGGCCCCGGCGCTGGTTCCTGCTCTGGGTGCCTCCGGCCCGGCCCTGGCCAACAGCATAGCCATCGGCCTGGAGGCGTTCCTCCTGTTGCTCTGGATGCGATGGCTCGATCGGACTCCTAACGTTTCATTCCTGATGGAACCGGGAGAGAGCCCCCCCACGGGCGAAGGGCGTTCACGTTGA
- the tyrS gene encoding tyrosine--tRNA ligase: MAIDEQVALLMQGTEYGDETLRRTMEAELRERLQEGRPLRVYLGVDPRTSDLHLGHTVPLRKLRQFQDLGHETILVIGTFTALVGDPSDQLRGRALMSPEEVEANARTYAEQAFRVLDPHRTIIRYNAEWLSKLTFADLIRLASHFTVQQFLARESFAERLKSGDPIFLHETFYPLMQGYDAVALQADVQIGGTDQLFNIVVAGRKLQEAFGQRPQVAILLPLLPGTDGVRKMSKSLGNHIPLNTTPEDMFGKVMSIPDEAMPIYFKLVTRYPPPRIAAIEEGLRSGSLHPRDVKMELAREIVSIFFGEEAAERAESHFRTVFQERAFPEEMPAFSLSGPQALVDVLVAAGLAASRSEARRLIRQGGVRLDGETVSDVEAVVAIDRPKVLQVGRRRFVRLVPGGPS, from the coding sequence ATGGCGATCGACGAACAGGTCGCTCTCCTGATGCAGGGCACCGAATACGGCGATGAGACGCTGCGCCGGACGATGGAGGCCGAGTTGCGGGAGCGGCTCCAGGAGGGACGCCCGCTGCGGGTCTATCTGGGGGTGGACCCGCGGACTAGCGATCTGCACCTGGGGCATACGGTCCCTCTGCGGAAGCTGCGTCAGTTCCAGGACCTGGGGCACGAGACCATCCTGGTGATCGGCACGTTCACCGCGCTGGTCGGGGATCCCTCCGATCAGTTGCGGGGACGGGCGCTGATGTCCCCGGAGGAGGTAGAGGCCAACGCGCGCACCTATGCGGAGCAGGCTTTCCGGGTGCTGGATCCCCACAGGACCATCATCCGCTATAACGCCGAGTGGCTTTCCAAACTCACGTTTGCCGATCTGATCCGTCTGGCCTCCCATTTCACGGTGCAGCAATTCCTGGCCCGGGAGTCCTTCGCGGAACGCCTGAAGAGCGGCGATCCCATTTTCCTGCACGAGACCTTTTACCCGCTGATGCAGGGCTACGATGCTGTGGCCCTGCAGGCGGACGTGCAGATCGGGGGGACGGATCAGCTGTTCAACATCGTGGTCGCTGGCCGGAAGCTGCAGGAAGCCTTCGGTCAGCGGCCCCAGGTGGCGATCCTGCTCCCGTTGCTGCCGGGCACGGACGGCGTCCGCAAGATGTCCAAGTCCCTGGGCAATCACATCCCGCTCAACACAACGCCGGAAGACATGTTCGGGAAGGTCATGAGCATCCCCGATGAGGCGATGCCGATTTACTTCAAGCTCGTCACCCGCTACCCGCCCCCGCGGATCGCGGCCATTGAGGAGGGTTTGCGATCGGGGAGCCTGCACCCACGGGATGTGAAGATGGAGCTGGCCCGCGAGATCGTTTCGATCTTCTTCGGGGAAGAGGCGGCGGAGCGGGCGGAGTCCCATTTCCGCACGGTGTTCCAGGAGCGGGCTTTCCCCGAGGAGATGCCCGCGTTCTCTCTGTCCGGCCCGCAGGCGCTCGTGGATGTGCTGGTGGCCGCCGGGCTGGCCGCCAGCCGCAGCGAAGCTCGCCGGCTGATCCGCCAGGGTGGGGTCCGGCTGGATGGGGAGACAGTCTCCGATGTGGAGGCCGTGGTGGCCATCGACCGGCCGAAGGTGCTGCAGGTGGGCCGCCGCCGCTTCGTCCGCCTGGTGCCCGGAGGCCCCTCGTAA
- a CDS encoding glycoside hydrolase family 108 protein, whose protein sequence is MSSGLRIHPEEVRQQIQRLRGWRAEWAEQLRTAQRLGIALIETIRAVPGRGFQAEHTAQARYLGRVEDRAELLARTLEQALARLENAFQEAARLLQEPISSAAMGALPTAAVAASFEEAYAFIRKWEGGYVHDPHDRGGPTNMGIIQATYDEYRRRHGLPPQEVARITPAEVEAIYREFWEQSGAERLPRPLGLVHMDTAVNMGPVWARGFLQEVQQRNPGTPEAAAEAYLELRLNRYLELARDPSQRQFLAGWLNRLQDLSGHAVSPEFQRAFQERILNRLAEDPEFTPTRDFLVRLWSPQGGQNP, encoded by the coding sequence ATGAGCTCCGGTCTGCGTATCCATCCAGAAGAAGTCCGCCAGCAGATCCAGCGCCTGCGGGGATGGCGAGCGGAATGGGCCGAGCAATTGAGGACCGCCCAGCGGTTGGGCATCGCCCTGATCGAGACGATCCGCGCGGTTCCCGGGCGGGGATTTCAGGCGGAGCACACGGCCCAGGCAAGATACCTGGGCCGGGTCGAGGACCGGGCGGAGCTCCTGGCACGGACGCTGGAGCAGGCCCTGGCCCGTCTCGAAAACGCCTTCCAGGAGGCCGCCCGGCTTCTCCAGGAGCCGATCTCCTCCGCCGCGATGGGCGCCCTCCCGACGGCGGCGGTGGCCGCCTCATTTGAGGAAGCCTATGCCTTCATCCGCAAGTGGGAGGGCGGATATGTGCACGATCCCCATGATCGGGGCGGACCGACGAATATGGGCATCATCCAGGCCACCTATGACGAGTACCGTCGTCGCCACGGGCTGCCCCCGCAGGAGGTGGCCCGGATCACGCCGGCGGAAGTCGAGGCGATCTACCGGGAGTTCTGGGAGCAATCCGGGGCCGAAAGGCTCCCCCGGCCGCTGGGGCTGGTGCATATGGACACGGCCGTCAACATGGGGCCGGTGTGGGCCCGGGGGTTCTTGCAGGAAGTTCAGCAACGGAACCCGGGAACCCCTGAGGCGGCGGCGGAGGCGTATCTGGAGCTGCGCCTGAACCGCTATCTGGAGCTGGCCCGGGATCCCTCCCAGCGCCAGTTCCTGGCCGGATGGCTCAACCGCCTTCAGGATCTGAGCGGCCATGCCGTGAGCCCGGAATTCCAGCGTGCCTTCCAGGAAAGGATCCTCAACCGTCTCGCAGAGGATCCGGAGTTCACCCCCACCCGTGACTTCCTGGTCCGTTTATGGTCGCCACAGGGAGGTCAGAACCCATGA
- a CDS encoding tetratricopeptide repeat protein, with product MKTLRWLLMGMVILSAACARATSGKDSRPATEAPVDVAPARPAASSGTTVLTFEEAIQSGDWAAAQAILESEGEPSFPASVLNRIMIEGLRLAMSAEGAEARRHIEGALALVRKACRCLDDRGRLIPGMPPKGFRGELYLTLYHMRGATSYDPLYDWATEQVAQRHRLNREEIFDRSGTKTNPVGVCRFGDRIFVVAGFWIFDLEGSLQQEAPGLDSLSEGERLPRLYYVFCDEKEQKIQWVNVSGGGRGVSLEAKWDGEGFRWVETARINLAAQTYEEVRKQIEAGRLEEAFEAYYDKGFTNEVDADPELAALALRQGMTVARQRAEAGDVARARRALHAAFSIAAFRYRLDSGTFLPVDWEQRPRSLEKWAQEAFGADPQAPSYARIYRDALTEYAALLVQDHRPQEAEPILRALTILAPNHAPAYLYLGDVLWDQGKPEEARRFYQRYQELTPGGPWPDRVRERAP from the coding sequence ATGAAAACATTGCGATGGCTTCTCATGGGCATGGTGATCCTGAGCGCTGCTTGCGCCCGGGCGACTTCGGGGAAGGATTCCCGGCCGGCCACCGAGGCCCCGGTGGATGTCGCGCCGGCGAGGCCAGCGGCTTCTTCTGGAACAACCGTCCTCACCTTTGAAGAAGCGATCCAGAGCGGCGATTGGGCCGCGGCCCAGGCGATCCTGGAATCCGAGGGCGAACCTTCGTTTCCCGCATCCGTTCTGAACCGGATCATGATCGAGGGCCTCCGCCTGGCCATGAGCGCGGAGGGCGCGGAGGCCCGGCGACATATCGAGGGCGCCCTCGCGCTGGTCCGCAAGGCCTGCCGGTGCCTGGACGATCGAGGCCGCCTGATCCCCGGGATGCCACCGAAAGGCTTCCGGGGGGAGCTCTATCTCACGCTTTATCACATGCGGGGCGCCACCTCCTATGATCCTTTGTATGACTGGGCCACCGAGCAGGTGGCGCAGCGCCACCGCCTGAACAGGGAGGAGATCTTCGATCGGAGCGGCACGAAGACGAATCCCGTGGGGGTGTGTCGGTTCGGGGATCGAATCTTCGTGGTTGCGGGCTTCTGGATTTTCGATCTGGAGGGATCCCTTCAACAGGAAGCTCCCGGCCTGGATTCGCTGAGCGAAGGGGAGCGGCTTCCCCGCCTGTATTATGTCTTCTGCGATGAGAAGGAACAGAAAATCCAGTGGGTCAACGTGTCGGGAGGCGGACGGGGGGTTTCGCTGGAGGCGAAGTGGGATGGAGAGGGGTTCCGCTGGGTGGAGACGGCTCGCATCAACCTGGCCGCCCAGACCTATGAAGAGGTCCGGAAGCAGATCGAGGCGGGACGGCTGGAGGAGGCCTTCGAGGCCTATTATGATAAAGGGTTCACGAATGAGGTCGACGCGGATCCGGAACTGGCCGCGCTGGCCCTCCGGCAGGGGATGACCGTGGCCCGCCAGCGGGCGGAGGCCGGAGATGTCGCCAGGGCGCGGCGCGCGCTTCACGCGGCCTTCTCGATCGCCGCCTTCCGTTACCGGCTGGATAGTGGGACCTTCCTGCCTGTAGACTGGGAGCAACGCCCCCGATCGCTGGAGAAATGGGCCCAGGAGGCGTTCGGCGCGGATCCCCAGGCCCCGAGCTATGCCCGGATCTATCGGGATGCCCTGACGGAATACGCCGCCCTGCTGGTTCAGGACCATCGCCCCCAGGAGGCCGAGCCGATCCTGCGGGCTCTGACCATCCTCGCCCCGAACCATGCGCCGGCGTATCTCTATCTGGGCGACGTCCTCTGGGATCAGGGGAAGCCGGAGGAAGCTCGTCGCTTCTATCAACGCTATCAGGAGCTCACACCGGGCGGGCCCTGGCCGGATCGGGTGCGGGAGCGCGCGCCGTAA
- a CDS encoding metallophosphoesterase family protein: MRQEQTGTMRGWGSIPFGLLLLGALAFGAPAPDTERATGPGTAPPTPSPARVRFAVIGDYGQAGPPAEAVARLVQSWNPDFVVTTGDNNYPRGEARTIDGNIGRYYHGFIAPYRGRYGPGADRNRFFPTLGNHDWATAGAQAYFDYFALPGNERYYEVRWGPVHLFFLDSDPHEPDGITADSRQAQWLRARLQASDAPWRLVILHHPPYSSGLHGSTPALQWPFAAWGATAILAGHDHVYERIERDGILYFVNGLGGHPARYPFRAPIPGSRVRYRENYGAMRVEADACRIVFRFIAIDGRWIDTVTRRHPACEARRDMRVPP, encoded by the coding sequence ATGCGCCAGGAACAAACCGGAACGATGCGCGGATGGGGATCTATTCCCTTCGGTCTTCTCCTGCTCGGGGCGCTGGCCTTCGGGGCGCCGGCGCCGGATACGGAACGGGCCACAGGGCCCGGGACCGCCCCGCCCACCCCTTCGCCGGCGCGGGTGCGCTTCGCGGTGATCGGCGACTACGGGCAGGCCGGGCCGCCCGCTGAGGCCGTCGCCCGGCTGGTTCAGAGCTGGAACCCCGATTTCGTCGTCACCACGGGGGATAACAACTACCCGCGCGGCGAGGCCCGGACCATCGATGGGAACATCGGACGCTATTATCACGGGTTCATCGCGCCCTATCGGGGCCGCTACGGCCCCGGCGCCGACCGCAACCGTTTCTTCCCAACCCTGGGGAACCACGACTGGGCGACCGCCGGCGCGCAGGCGTATTTCGATTACTTCGCCCTGCCCGGCAACGAGCGCTACTATGAGGTCCGCTGGGGCCCCGTCCATCTGTTCTTCCTGGACAGCGATCCCCATGAGCCCGATGGGATCACCGCGGACTCCCGCCAGGCGCAGTGGCTGCGGGCGCGGCTCCAGGCCTCGGATGCCCCATGGCGGCTGGTGATCCTCCACCATCCCCCCTACTCCTCCGGCCTCCACGGCTCCACCCCTGCGCTGCAATGGCCCTTCGCCGCCTGGGGGGCCACGGCCATCCTCGCCGGGCACGATCACGTCTACGAGCGCATCGAGCGGGATGGGATCCTTTACTTCGTCAACGGCCTGGGGGGCCATCCAGCCCGCTACCCCTTCCGGGCTCCCATCCCCGGCAGCCGGGTCCGCTATCGAGAGAACTACGGGGCGATGCGAGTGGAGGCGGACGCCTGTCGCATCGTGTTCCGGTTCATCGCGATCGACGGCCGCTGGATCGACACGGTCACCCGCCGGCATCCCGCATGCGAGGCCCGGCGGGACATGCGCGTTCCACCTTGA
- a CDS encoding acyl-CoA thioesterase has product MEGKRVRDSEVVLTQIMQPEHANILGNVHGGWIMKLMDEAGAIVSSRHARRPTVTVVVDSIQFCAPVHVGDLLHVRARMTRAWRTSMEVEIQAEAEDLLTGERRVTATAYFVYVALDRDGRPAPVPPLILETEEERRKAEEADQRRAERLARRESLATRPAPST; this is encoded by the coding sequence ATGGAAGGGAAGCGGGTTCGGGACAGCGAGGTGGTGCTGACGCAGATCATGCAGCCGGAGCATGCCAACATCCTGGGCAATGTCCACGGCGGATGGATCATGAAGCTAATGGATGAGGCAGGGGCGATTGTATCGTCTCGCCACGCCCGCCGGCCCACGGTGACCGTGGTGGTGGATTCCATCCAGTTCTGCGCCCCGGTCCACGTGGGGGATCTGCTGCACGTGCGGGCGCGCATGACCCGAGCATGGCGCACCTCCATGGAGGTGGAGATCCAGGCCGAGGCGGAGGATCTGCTGACCGGGGAGCGACGGGTGACGGCGACGGCTTATTTCGTTTACGTGGCGCTGGATCGGGATGGCCGACCCGCGCCGGTGCCCCCGCTGATCCTGGAGACGGAGGAAGAGCGCCGCAAGGCGGAGGAGGCCGACCAGCGCCGGGCGGAGCGGCTGGCCCGCCGGGAGAGCCTGGCGACCCGGCCTGCCCCGTCAACGTGA